Genomic segment of Bacillota bacterium:
CCCTACATGGCGACCTGTACCCACGCCTAGGGATCCATTTTGGGCTAAGATTTCCAAGCTGGTGAAACTATTCTGCGTAGTAGATTGTGTTGTGTATGCGGTAGCTGTCGGCAATGCTATTCATACTTGTCTCTCCGAAGGTCAGGGAGATTCCTTTATATGCTGCGTCCACAGGGAGCTCGAACGTCTGCCAGGGTTTGTAGGAGGAGCGTGTGCTGGATGTATCCTGCAGGTTGCCTGCAACTTTTCTATACCGGGAGTGGGCTTTATCTGTGGAGCGGTTGGTGGTGCCTGCTATGAGTTGGCACTGGATATCGTCGGATGGGCATGCAAAGGCGTGTTCAATCCTCCTCCTGCTGGATCTGTGGGTGGGGGAGGACAAGGAGGTTGCTGGGGGTCGGCTTACCACTGCTACCCCGCAAAATAAGCATAGACGCAGGGAGGTATCAGACATGGCAAGGATTGTGTGGAAGGTAGGTATCCCTCTCTATATCATATCGGTAATGGTTCTGTGTCTTCGGTTGGCAATGCGAGTAGACCTCTGCATTCGCGATGCCCCCTTCGCGGATTCATTGTGCTGCTTGGGGTCATGGGGAGATAGTGGTTTTCCACTCACTTCCGTATGTGTAGGAGCGGTGGGGGAGCTCTGTAGCCTTCTTGCTCTACGGCGGGGGCGAGAGAATGTAGCAGCAGGCGGTTTTATCGGGGTTGTCCTTGGCTTTGCGCTCGGCGGTGTTCTGCAGGATGTTGTACGGTATTGTTGTCAATGAACCGGGGAAGAGCGTTTGGGAGGACCGGTTGTGAACCTCAACTTTCAAATTGGCTACAGCTTGCGTTGGCTGCTCGGCGGCTGCTTTGGTCTGGTTCTCGCTTGCCTGTGTGTACCACTGGTAGGAGCCTACGTGACCGGTTATATGCGTGAGGCTTTGAGTGTTGTACTAAAGCTGTGGTTCATAGGTGCGGGCGTAGCTCTGTTGTGGGGTTGGTACCGGGGAGCAAAGATACTGATGAGCCTCAATAGTGATAGCAACAACGGGGAGCGTGAGGAGTAAGACCACAGCTGCAACACAGAAGGCTACTACACCGACGTGGAAACGGGTATACTGTTACTGACGCATCGTTACTTAGACCCTGCGACGGGCAGGTTCTTGACCCGAGACCCGATTGGGTTGGAGGGTGGGGTCAACTTGTATGCGTATGTGGGGAACGGGGTGGTGATGAAAGCGGATCCACTGGGCTTTGCCACGTGGTGTGAGGTCAAGCCACGTCTCGGTATCGTCTATGATCACGCGTTCATCCGGTTTGACCTGATCCAGTGTGATGGCGCTGCTAGCTGGGGATTCTGGCCAGGTGAAGGTAAATCCTGCCCACTGTTTCCCGCGCCCGGGCGTTGGGAATACCCTGATCCTCGTGAGCGAGATTGTAAGCCAGTGAAGCAGATACCCGATATACGCTTTGAGAAGGCTTTATGTGACTGTATCAAAGAAAGCAAAAGGAGAGGGCGCGCATATCAATTCCCGTGTTACGCTTGTGGCACATGGGTGAAAGACATGTGGAACTGCGCGAAAGCACGAGTGTTCCCTGTGCCTCCTAAACCCAGTCCCGTCTTTCCTCCTAATGAGATATTACCTGGTCAGTGTATACGACTGCCGAATGGACGAATAATTTGCGGATAGGGAAACCGAAGTGCATCGCTTTTCGTGCCTGGGAAAAATTGTGTTCATTTGCTTGACCTTCGTGGTATTGGTCGTATTACTTACCTGCTGGCAGATGGGCATATTTACCCCGAAGGTCACGCTACCGTGTCTTTTGGCATATAATGATTATAGCTCTCTCTACCTGATATTTGATGGGCAGAGGTTCGAACTGCCGCTTTACACACAGCAACGCACAACATATCGTGGTGTATCCTTTTGCATCACGCCCCGTGAGTTGCTGTTTTATTATAGCGCGGACAAACAGATGGGGATGTTACCGTCTGAGCAGATGAGCCGATTGTCTCTGTTGTTGGAGCGAAAGCACAATCATTTCATGACAGCGGTGCGGTGGATATCTATCCCCGAGCCTCTTCAGGGTAAGTTGTTATTGCTCCAGAGTTCTACCCAAACGGTGTTTCTTACAGGTAATGTTTACGATACAGCGGGGCGGTTACGGCCCTTGATTTTTGCATCGCCTCTGTCTGCACCAGATAGTTGGGAACGGATGGGGCAGAATGTGTTATCCGTGCGCGCTCATCCTGGAGAAAGCCATTTCGCAACTCTCGACCGAAGGGGTTTTATCGCCATACACGACGCATCTGGGGAGATTCATGCTAAGATAATGATAGGGGATATCGTAGAACGGATTATTGATTGGGATGTGGACTTTGCGCGCAATGAATGTTTCCTACTAATAAGACACCCCTACAACGCGGTAGTTCGCTGTAGTCCAACGACACAGCGTACGTTTAGACTGACGGCACTGTTTAGTCCCTATCACATCAATGTATGTGAGAAGCATAGATTGGTGCTAGTAACGGGGAATGCTTTCCTCATAACACCTACGGGAATGATGAATGCCTATGATTACGAGGGGAGATGGCAGGGGCAGGTTAAAGGGGTTTCGGGAGCGTATATTGTTCCCCGAATCACGGTATTAGATGCCCTCGCCTCTAGTCCGACAGTGACGAAGTTAGTCGAAACCGCCTTGCGAGAGAGGGAAATAGGTGCGCAATAAAACGATGTTAAGGATGAGAGCATAGTGTCGCAGCGTGGTGCAAGTTATACGTGTTGTGGCGAATACATCATATATACACAACCAAGAAACGGATGGAGGCATGACAACGATATGATATGCATCGCTACCTTGACCCCACCACGGGCCGGTTTTTGCCCAGAGACCGCGCACATCACCCCCCCTTGACGAAAATCGATAAACGTGCTAATCTTTCCCTGTCAACGCAAGGTGCAAGTAACAGTTGCCCGCAGTTTTTTCGCGGTGGAGCGTTCACCGTTTGTCCTGATTCCAGCGAAGAAAGGAGCGATTGCCATGCGTGCATGGAAGGCACTTCTGGTGGTTACGCTGCTGGTCGCAGGTGCCTGCGTATCGGCACAGCGCAAGTACGACTTTCTCATGTCTCCTGCCGATTCCGACCTCAACGTCCGCGTATCGGTGCAGGCGTTTACCTCCGGTACGCTGGTGGGTAACTACGACCCCAACACGAACCCCACCGGCACGCGCACCAAGCCCGGCATCTTCAGCAGTTTTGGGCCCACGGAGAACGTGCCCGTGCCGGTGGAAGTCAACCCATTTGTGGAGGGGAACGTGGCATCGAAACCGGCAGGCTCCTTCAGCATGGTGTTGAACCCCGAAGCGGGCACGGTGGTGCTGATGGACCTCTTCTCCGACCTGCTTCATTCCGGCGCAGTCAGCCTGCCCGCCAGCGCGGAGTTCGCCACTGACGGCTTTCGCACCCGCAACCCCACCTCCACCTACCCCGCCGGGCGGTTCACGGTGCCGCTGGGTGACGTGCTGGTCTCCGCGCTGACTGTCACGCAAACGGGCGAACCTGTTGCAGGTGTGCTGACGCCGCTGGGGGGCAATCGTTACGCCTTCGCCGTCGGGCCGATGGTGGTGCTGTTCATCCGCGCTGACCTGCAAGGTTCCGTGCTGGAGACCACGTCCAACCCCAACCCGCTGCCCCTTGTGGGAGAGGTGCAAATCGACGGTGATACCGCGACGATCCTCTCGGTGAACACCATCGACTGGTCGGATGTGGACACTCCGAATCAGCCTATCCCGCAGTTCGCGATGGATTTACCGACCGTGTTTCCGCCGGGCGATGTCGCGCATCTGCTGTTTGACCTCACGCTGAACGAGGTGCGCACGCGCGTGAGCGGCACGTATACCATCGCCGCCAGCGGTGTGGCGAGCTACCGCACAGTGAGTGGGGTCATCACGCTGGGCGATTACGCCGCGCCGACAGGGGGGATGAACATCCCTGTCGAGGCACGCGCCCACGGCGAGGTGACGCCTGTGGAAACGCATGTCGTTGCGCTCAACGATGCGGGCCAATACCAGTTCCAGACGGCACTGTGGGGCAGCTTTGACCTCTCCGCAAAGGGTTCACACTGGCTGAGGCAAACGGTGACGGGCGTTTCGCTGGAAAAAGATGCCCGCGTAGACTTCATCTTGACAAACGGCGACATCGACGGGGATAATGAAGTGACGCTGTTCGATTTCGGGCAGCTGGTGGCGGCGTTTGGTAGTATTCCGGGCGATGCGAACTGGAATCCGAACGCTGACCTGGACGGCGACGGGGAGGTCACGCTGTTCGACTTTGGGATTCTGGTGCGCAACTTCGGCGCCATTGGGGATGAGTAGGTAGAACCGAGGGGGTAAAAAGCATGAATCTCGTACTGCGCGCTCGGGTCGATAGAGGGACGCTCGTGCCTGTGCAACCCGTTCCTCTGCCAGAGGGGGAGGTGGTGGAAATCGAGATTCGAATGCCCAATGAGCCTTTGACGGGCGACAGCTGGGATGCCCTTTGGAAGCAGTTTCTGGCGCGTGCTCGTTCAGGGCTGCACATCCCGGATGAGGCGTTGGAGCGAGAGCACCTGTATAACGACGATAGGTAGACGGGATGCGCTGGCTCATTGATACGAACGTTTTGGTTCGCCTGCGCGACCAGCAGAGTGCGCACTTTTCCGCTTGCGTGCAGGCGATCGCGAAGGTACGTGCGCATGGCGATGTTCTGTGTGTATGTACACAAGTAGCTATCGAGTATTTTGTCGTAGCCACTCGTCCTGTGGAGGTCAATGGTATAGGGTTAAGCTGTGAGCAGGCTATTCAGGATGTGCGTGATTTTCGCAGGTTGTTCTTGTGGCTGCCAGAACCTCCGGATATTATTAACGCATGGGAGCAAACTGTGGTGAAGTATGGAATAACTGGTAAGCAAGCACATGACGCTCGCCTCATCGCTTTGATGTTAGCGCATGGTGTTGAGGGTATCCTGACTCTAAACACAGTCCATTTTCAGCGGTATCTCGAAGTGAGAGCAGAATCACCATACCAATTAATCAATGAGTCTGAATACCACCATGACCCGTCGTGAATTCCATTTTGCATTGTTTGCCGCGGCAGCGGCGTTGAGCGTCCCGGGCGCGGGGCAGGAGGCGGAACAGAAAGCGGAGGATATGACCCACGCATCCATCAACGCCTGGCTACCTGCTCCGATGCCTCCGGAACAGGCGCAGCAGGTCGCCGAGGCGGTCAATGCGCTGCAAAAAACGCTACAGGCGCTGCGTGCCTGTCCGCTGCCAGAAGGCTCCGAACCGGCGTTTACCTTCCAGCCACTCCCCCCGAAGCGAGGATAACGCATGGAGGATGAGGTACTGTTTCTGACCGTCACGGAGCAGGCGAAACTGCTCAAGTCGCGCAAAGTCTCTTCGGTAGAGCTCACGCAGGCGTATCTGCAGGCTTTACGCACGCAGGGTGCAGCTTTGCGTGCGGTCGCGGAGGTCACCGAAGAGGTCGCTCTGCAACAGGCACAGCAGGCGGACAGAGAGATGGCCTCTGGAAAGTACCGGGGTGTCTTGCACGGTATTCCCTACGGTGCGAAGGACCTGTTCGCCACGAAGGGCATCCCCACCCGCTGGGGGTCGCCCGCTCACCGCGACCAGGTTTTCGGCTACGACGCTACGGTCATCGAGCGGCTGCAGCGGGCGGGCGCGGTGCTGGCTGCCAAACTGGCGATGATCGAGCTGGCGGGAGCGGGCGGTTACGAGTTCGCGCACGCCTCCGTAACCGGAGCCTGTCTGAACCCCTGGGATAGAACCCGCTGGGCAGGAGGCTCCTCCAGTGGCTCCGGTGCGGCAGTGGCAGTGGGGGCAGTCGCGTTCGCACTGGGTACGGAGACGTGGGGCTCCATTACGGTACCTGCCGCCTTCTGTGGAGTCACCGGACTGCGCTCTACCTATGGACGAGTGAGCCGCTACGGGGCGATGGCGCTGTCCTGGACAATGGACAAGATAGGGCCAATGGCTCGCAGCGCGGAAGATTGCGCCCATATCCTGCAGGCGATTGCCGGACACGACCCGCGCGATCCGTCGAGCGCGGACATGCCGTTCCGCTACCGCTTCTCCACATGGCGGAACCACCGCTTCCGTATCGGCTTATTGCCAATAGACTTTGCGAAAAACAGCGCGCCTGACGCCCAAAGGTGCTTTGAGGCAGTGCTGGAGATATTCAGGAAGCGTAAGGCGAACCTTGCCGAGGTGAAACTGCCTGACCTGCCTTACAACGAGGCGGCAGAAACCATCATCGTGGCGGAAGGCTCCTCCGCATTTGAGAACCTCATCCGCAGTGGCAAAGTGAACGAACTGGCGGACCGCTCACAGGTGGTGGGGTTACTATCCGGGCTTGCCCTTTCGGCGGTAGACTACCTGCGGGCGATGCGGATACGTGCCGAAGCGATGAAGGCAATGGCAAAGGTATTCGAAACGGTGGATGCGCTCATGGCGCCGACGCTCTTGCAGGGTGCGCCGCCGGTAGACCGCAGTCTCAACGAAACGTGGGTGAACATGGGGGGCAACGGCGGTTTCGCTAACCTGACGGGCTTGCCCTCTATCTCCGTGCCGATGGGGTTCACCGCCAGTGGATTGCCGCTGGGGCTGGAGATAATCGGTGCGCCTTACGAAGAGGCGAAAATCATTGCCCTCGCACAGATATTCCAGCAGGAGACCGACTGGCACCGACGCCGACCACCCGCTTAAAGTCCACGCAGGCGTGGTGAAGCAGTCCCTCGCCTGTACTTCTTATGTTCCCTCCGCTAAGCGCGGATTTCCAGCCCCTCTTCGGGTATCCACTGTCGCAGGTATTCGGCGTTGCGCTTCAGTTCGTCCAGTATCACATCCTCGCGCCTCGTGGAGCCAGGGATAATCTCGCAGATGAGATAGATGTTCTCGGGCAAGGGCAGCCACTGCGCCCACGGCTGTTCGTCGCGTGTGCGCAGGCTCTCAACAATGGCGTCCAGCACCTTCGGTATCTCGATATGCCCTTTCGCGTTGTATTCGGGAGTGAACGGCCAGTGCGCGCTGGCATCAGGTGTGGTCTGCTGCAGGTGAATGACCTCCGCTGCCGTGCCGAAACGCCGCAGCCATTCGGTATAGTCTAAATCGGCGCCGCTCAAGCCGTAATGCATTCCCGCGCAGTGCCCCACATCCAGTGTCAGGTAAACAGGGATGCCCTTGCGCTCGCGGTTCACCTCTACCAGAAACCGCTCCGCCTCCGCCAGCGTCCACGGAGACTCGCTGGGGATGTACATCTGCTCCTGATAGAGCGCACGGATGCCCTTCCTTGCCAGCGATTCGGACAGGTCGCGGAAGATAGAATACTGGCGGCGCAGTGCCTCCTCGTGGCGTGCGGGGTCGGAAAGCACCTCCACCGAGAAGGCATCCCAGTGCCCCCCGATGGCATCTACCCCCATGGCGTTGGCGATATCCGCGCACTCAATAATCCACTCTTTCATGCGCTGGCGCACGCGCGGGTCGGAGTGGCTCAGCCCGTGAAATCGGTGCGTGGCAACACCAGTGTAGATGTCGTTAATGAACACGCCGTATTTTTCTGCCGCCTCGCGCGCGGCGCGGGCGGTCTCTATTTGATACTCCTTGTCTCCAGAGAAGAAGGGGTCTAACACATCCGCACAAAACGAATGCACCCGGTAACCGCATTCGCGGGTCAGGCGCATCCAGTTCTCAGGCTCTTCCCAGCGGCGCGTGATAAATGCGCCATTGATGCCCAGCCATAGCCTTATGCTTCTGCTCATGCTTCCTCCTCAAACGGTTGCCAGCGACAGGCTACCATGTCTACCCGTCCGTCCTCATGGAACCGCACGCCTTCCTGCTGAAGCAGGTGACGTTGCAGAGCCGCCATGCGCGGGTCACGCCGGGCAATTCGCAGATCGCCTTCTTTTCCCACCACGCGCCACCAGGGAACGCTGTCTGGAGCATGATACATCACTCTCCCCACGATGCGGGCGGAGAGGGGTGGTACCATCCAGTCGCCCACCTGCCCGTACGACATCACCCTGCCAGCAGGAATCTGCCGCACAAGGTCATACACCTCTTGCATCAGGTTTGCGCCGCTTCGCCGGCGTAACATTTTGCTGGTAACTGCAGTCTGTATGATGGACGGACGGTGGGAGATTTCGCTACAGGAAGGAAACAATCCTGCCATGATAAGAAGGGGAGATGCGCGTTTGCGATGAAGAACCGATTTGTGCTGACCCTGCTGGCGGTGCTCGGCGCATGTTTGGCGTCGGTGGCTCAGCAGGCTCCGACAGAACCATCGGCGCAGGTGTTCCGCTACCGCTTCGAGCAGGGCGTAGTCGTGAAGTATCGAGTCAATGCGCAGATGTCGGGTACGCTGCCGCTGTTTGGCGGATTACCGGTGGAAAAGGTAGTGCTCGACATGACGCTGGTGCTGAAGGTGCAGAAAGTGCGTCCCGACGGCAATGCGGAACTGGGCATTGACGTGGAAACGTTCAAAGCAGAGATGGACGGGCAGGCGTTGCCTTTGCCAGCAGACCGTCTGCGTGCCAGCGTGCGCAGTCTTGTGTTTGTGGTTACCCCGCAGGGCGAGGTGGTGGAGCGGAAAGGGGCAAGTGCCATACCCTTCAATATACCCATTCCGGGTATCGAGGCGAGCCAATTGCCGTTAATGGTACTGCAGCTGGTGTTTCCGCAGGAACCACTCTCCGCCGGGCAGGAATGGAGCTATTCGCGTGCGATGACCACCGTTGCCGGCGACACGCCCGCACAGTTTACAGCGCGATGGCTCAAAGAAGAGGCGGTCAACAACCTGACCGCTTCACTGTTCCAGCAGAAGATGCGCTGGAGCCGTTCGTTCAAGGCGGACATTTTTGACCTGCCCACCACCGACGAGAGCCTGATGGTAAAACATATCGAGCAGACCGTCAACGGTGATGCCCAGATATGGTTCGGTCGCAACGACGGCAGGCTGATTAAAGCGGTCATGGACGCTCAGTATGAGCAGCGTGTCCGCTTGCTGAACCCGGGCGAATCCGCCTCTCAGCTGGCTCCCGCGCGGTTAACCGCAAGAATGCAAATCGTCCGCGAGGAACTGCTTCCTCGCGAGCTACAAAACGAACAAACCGGAAAATAGAAAGGGGTACGAAAGATGAAGTTCATGACACGATTCTTGATGGCGATGGCGGTTGCCACATTACTCACAGTGACAGTACTGCCATCGCTGGCGCAGGAGGGCTACAAACTGCG
This window contains:
- a CDS encoding RHS repeat-associated core domain-containing protein: METGILLLTHRYLDPATGRFLTRDPIGLEGGVNLYAYVGNGVVMKADPLGFATWCEVKPRLGIVYDHAFIRFDLIQCDGAASWGFWPGEGKSCPLFPAPGRWEYPDPRERDCKPVKQIPDIRFEKALCDCIKESKRRGRAYQFPCYACGTWVKDMWNCAKARVFPVPPKPSPVFPPNEILPGQCIRLPNGRIICG
- a CDS encoding dockerin type I repeat-containing protein, which translates into the protein MRAWKALLVVTLLVAGACVSAQRKYDFLMSPADSDLNVRVSVQAFTSGTLVGNYDPNTNPTGTRTKPGIFSSFGPTENVPVPVEVNPFVEGNVASKPAGSFSMVLNPEAGTVVLMDLFSDLLHSGAVSLPASAEFATDGFRTRNPTSTYPAGRFTVPLGDVLVSALTVTQTGEPVAGVLTPLGGNRYAFAVGPMVVLFIRADLQGSVLETTSNPNPLPLVGEVQIDGDTATILSVNTIDWSDVDTPNQPIPQFAMDLPTVFPPGDVAHLLFDLTLNEVRTRVSGTYTIAASGVASYRTVSGVITLGDYAAPTGGMNIPVEARAHGEVTPVETHVVALNDAGQYQFQTALWGSFDLSAKGSHWLRQTVTGVSLEKDARVDFILTNGDIDGDNEVTLFDFGQLVAAFGSIPGDANWNPNADLDGDGEVTLFDFGILVRNFGAIGDE
- a CDS encoding antitoxin family protein; translation: MNLVLRARVDRGTLVPVQPVPLPEGEVVEIEIRMPNEPLTGDSWDALWKQFLARARSGLHIPDEALEREHLYNDDR
- a CDS encoding PIN domain-containing protein, with amino-acid sequence MRWLIDTNVLVRLRDQQSAHFSACVQAIAKVRAHGDVLCVCTQVAIEYFVVATRPVEVNGIGLSCEQAIQDVRDFRRLFLWLPEPPDIINAWEQTVVKYGITGKQAHDARLIALMLAHGVEGILTLNTVHFQRYLEVRAESPYQLINESEYHHDPS
- a CDS encoding amidase; translated protein: MEDEVLFLTVTEQAKLLKSRKVSSVELTQAYLQALRTQGAALRAVAEVTEEVALQQAQQADREMASGKYRGVLHGIPYGAKDLFATKGIPTRWGSPAHRDQVFGYDATVIERLQRAGAVLAAKLAMIELAGAGGYEFAHASVTGACLNPWDRTRWAGGSSSGSGAAVAVGAVAFALGTETWGSITVPAAFCGVTGLRSTYGRVSRYGAMALSWTMDKIGPMARSAEDCAHILQAIAGHDPRDPSSADMPFRYRFSTWRNHRFRIGLLPIDFAKNSAPDAQRCFEAVLEIFRKRKANLAEVKLPDLPYNEAAETIIVAEGSSAFENLIRSGKVNELADRSQVVGLLSGLALSAVDYLRAMRIRAEAMKAMAKVFETVDALMAPTLLQGAPPVDRSLNETWVNMGGNGGFANLTGLPSISVPMGFTASGLPLGLEIIGAPYEEAKIIALAQIFQQETDWHRRRPPA
- a CDS encoding sugar phosphate isomerase/epimerase → MSRSIRLWLGINGAFITRRWEEPENWMRLTRECGYRVHSFCADVLDPFFSGDKEYQIETARAAREAAEKYGVFINDIYTGVATHRFHGLSHSDPRVRQRMKEWIIECADIANAMGVDAIGGHWDAFSVEVLSDPARHEEALRRQYSIFRDLSESLARKGIRALYQEQMYIPSESPWTLAEAERFLVEVNRERKGIPVYLTLDVGHCAGMHYGLSGADLDYTEWLRRFGTAAEVIHLQQTTPDASAHWPFTPEYNAKGHIEIPKVLDAIVESLRTRDEQPWAQWLPLPENIYLICEIIPGSTRREDVILDELKRNAEYLRQWIPEEGLEIRA
- a CDS encoding MGMT family protein, yielding MQEVYDLVRQIPAGRVMSYGQVGDWMVPPLSARIVGRVMYHAPDSVPWWRVVGKEGDLRIARRDPRMAALQRHLLQQEGVRFHEDGRVDMVACRWQPFEEEA